One window from the genome of Echinicola vietnamensis DSM 17526 encodes:
- a CDS encoding sialidase family protein, with protein MITFSKIQTFLMGSLLIMMVNCTSRPTGAADVVQVTVNQHTVPVIKGQNNDVLSMEFTLKEGDVLEQISLATDGAEELEALTVYELEKGTGGNKEPIAALVRVGEKAVVNMDRPLSPGDHKLVVGIQPKKSASLKKTLQIGIKDISFGNSGAAIAKQSGSMPLRLATSLRNAGDDGVAAYRIPGLATTKKGSLIAVYDIRHNSSVDLQEDIDVGMSRSTDGGENWEPMKTIMDMEEWGGKPQKENGIGDPAILVDPANNTIYVVALWLHGKPGERAWFSSGAGMSPDETGQLMMVKSHDDGKTWSDPINITRQIKKREWKLMFNGPGKGITMRDGTLVFAGQYKDENDMPYSTLIYSQDQGETWHIGTGAKANTTEAQVVELNDGSLMLNMRDNRGGARSVAVTKDLGKTWKEHPSSRSALVEPVCMASLITYPENRQSMDASHLFFSNPAVTDGRYNMTIKSSKDEGMSWTKGLLLDEGKGWGYSCLTVIDKEHLGILYESSQAHMTFQIIRTTELIP; from the coding sequence ATGATAACATTCAGCAAAATTCAGACATTTCTCATGGGAAGCCTATTGATCATGATGGTCAACTGTACTTCCCGGCCTACAGGAGCAGCAGACGTGGTTCAGGTAACCGTAAACCAACACACCGTCCCGGTTATCAAGGGGCAAAACAATGATGTACTTTCAATGGAATTTACCCTAAAGGAAGGGGATGTTTTGGAACAAATATCATTGGCCACGGATGGGGCTGAAGAACTGGAGGCACTGACTGTCTATGAATTGGAAAAGGGAACAGGAGGGAATAAAGAACCCATAGCGGCATTGGTAAGGGTCGGTGAAAAAGCGGTGGTTAACATGGACAGGCCCTTATCTCCCGGTGACCATAAATTGGTGGTGGGCATCCAGCCCAAGAAAAGCGCGTCCTTAAAGAAAACACTTCAAATAGGCATAAAGGACATATCGTTTGGCAATTCCGGTGCAGCCATTGCAAAGCAAAGCGGTTCCATGCCACTTCGTCTGGCCACAAGCTTACGAAACGCCGGCGACGACGGAGTGGCCGCATATAGGATACCCGGGTTGGCCACGACCAAAAAAGGCAGTTTGATCGCAGTGTATGATATACGGCACAACAGCTCGGTAGACCTACAGGAGGATATTGATGTGGGAATGAGCAGGAGTACTGATGGAGGAGAGAACTGGGAACCCATGAAGACCATCATGGACATGGAAGAGTGGGGAGGGAAACCCCAGAAGGAAAATGGCATAGGAGATCCGGCCATATTAGTGGATCCGGCCAATAATACGATCTATGTGGTAGCCCTTTGGCTGCACGGAAAACCGGGAGAAAGGGCTTGGTTCAGCTCAGGGGCAGGGATGTCTCCCGATGAAACAGGGCAGCTGATGATGGTCAAAAGCCACGATGATGGAAAGACGTGGTCTGATCCCATCAATATTACCCGACAAATCAAAAAAAGGGAGTGGAAACTCATGTTTAACGGTCCGGGCAAAGGCATTACCATGAGGGACGGTACATTGGTTTTTGCCGGACAATATAAAGATGAAAACGACATGCCTTACAGTACCCTGATCTACAGTCAAGATCAAGGAGAAACCTGGCATATCGGAACCGGGGCAAAGGCAAATACCACCGAGGCCCAGGTAGTTGAGCTCAATGACGGAAGCCTGATGCTTAACATGAGGGACAATAGGGGCGGGGCACGTTCAGTGGCCGTTACCAAAGACCTGGGGAAAACCTGGAAAGAGCATCCTTCAAGCCGATCAGCTTTGGTCGAGCCCGTCTGTATGGCAAGTCTCATTACCTACCCTGAAAACAGGCAATCCATGGATGCCTCTCATCTGTTCTTTTCAAATCCGGCCGTAACAGACGGGAGGTATAACATGACCATCAAATCCAGTAAGGACGAAGGCATGTCATGGACTAAAGGGCTTTTATTGGATGAAGGAAAAGGTTGGGGCTACTCTTGCCTCACGGTAATCGATAAGGAGCATTTGGGCATCCTGTACGAGAGCAGCCAAGCCCACATGACCTTTCAGATCATAAGGACCACTGAACTGATCCCATGA
- a CDS encoding sodium:solute symporter family transporter, with protein sequence MRAIIYITCILFFTSFGKVVCGQGLFDNYLGSFTFQDLPDLPANAGDSASHGYAGMFAGVHQDVLILAGGANFPEEAPWNGGKKHFSQHIYVLEKSSHGYQWVAGLELKLPFPVAYGTSISTPNGVLCVGGNDQGQTFNKAFLLKWNPALRQVELQYLPDLPLALSNSTGGLIGTNVYLAGGEGEEVTDAFFRMDLGRDKLQWERLSPWPGKPRSHAMSAVQSNGVNDCFYLFGGRRKQQNDVSELYTDAYCYDPQKEVWKRLSEIQNEEGKPLTLSAGATGPQGAGQILFYGGVRGDVFNELERYAEALSDPEDSVEYRQLMLDRNNLMENHPGFNRDILVYHTITDSWHTMGKLPFMTPVTTTAVSWDGKMVLPSGEVSPGVRTASIHSVGFRKEGAFGWVNYTILGLYLGSLVLMGILISSKQHSTEDFFKAGGRVPWWAAGISIFGTQLSAITFMAIPAKTFATDWTLFFLLMTIIIVAPVIICIFLPFFRRLNITTAYEYLELRYNRSVRLIGSLIYVGLQLGRLGIVLLLPSLALTVVTGIDVSICILIMGLLSILYTVLGGIEAVIWTDVIQVVVLLGGALICLGFVFYEIHEGPAELMAMVRDNQKGKIFDMRMDFTGTSFWVVLVGGIAANIVQYGSDQTVVQRYLTTKDERSAANGIVTGALMALPSALIFFSMGTALYLFYKLHPAELSPAVQNTDSIFPFFIVTQLPTGVSGLLIAAVFAAAMSSLDSSMNSVATVVTTDFYRNWFPKDTTGKNTLGFARLITVIVGAFGTGFALVMARLGLPSLWDQFNMIIGLFAGGLGGIFLIGMLSKKVNGKGALLGLLCSAVVQVAVKYGSELSIHLYALTGLLSAMGMTYLCSFFFTDKLDVSGLTVHSLGNKVEKQENNKLENA encoded by the coding sequence ATGAGAGCTATAATCTATATTACCTGTATCTTATTTTTCACAAGCTTCGGAAAAGTCGTCTGTGGGCAAGGGCTTTTCGATAATTATCTCGGGAGTTTTACCTTTCAGGATTTACCTGACTTGCCGGCAAATGCAGGTGACAGTGCGTCCCATGGGTATGCGGGAATGTTTGCTGGTGTTCACCAGGATGTGTTGATATTGGCAGGTGGCGCCAATTTCCCGGAGGAAGCGCCGTGGAATGGAGGGAAAAAACACTTCTCCCAACACATCTACGTTTTGGAGAAATCATCCCATGGATATCAATGGGTAGCAGGACTGGAACTGAAATTGCCCTTTCCAGTTGCCTATGGTACCAGCATCTCGACACCCAATGGTGTTTTGTGCGTTGGTGGCAATGACCAAGGCCAAACGTTCAACAAAGCATTTCTACTGAAGTGGAATCCAGCCTTACGGCAGGTGGAGCTACAATACCTGCCCGATTTGCCCTTGGCGCTCAGCAACTCCACGGGTGGCCTAATAGGGACCAACGTTTACCTGGCAGGCGGAGAAGGAGAAGAGGTCACGGATGCTTTTTTTCGAATGGATCTTGGTCGAGATAAATTGCAGTGGGAGAGATTGTCCCCGTGGCCCGGTAAGCCGCGTTCTCATGCCATGTCCGCTGTCCAGAGCAATGGGGTGAACGATTGTTTTTATTTGTTTGGAGGAAGGCGAAAGCAGCAAAATGACGTAAGTGAGCTGTACACAGATGCCTATTGTTATGACCCCCAAAAGGAAGTTTGGAAGCGACTGAGTGAAATACAAAATGAGGAAGGGAAGCCCCTTACCTTATCGGCCGGGGCAACTGGCCCCCAGGGAGCAGGTCAAATCCTGTTTTATGGGGGCGTGAGAGGGGATGTTTTCAACGAACTGGAGCGATATGCGGAAGCACTTTCTGACCCAGAAGATTCAGTGGAATATAGGCAACTTATGCTGGACCGGAATAACCTGATGGAAAACCATCCCGGCTTCAACAGGGATATCCTGGTTTATCATACCATAACGGACAGTTGGCACACCATGGGCAAACTTCCATTCATGACGCCTGTGACCACCACGGCCGTTTCGTGGGACGGGAAGATGGTACTGCCGTCAGGGGAGGTTTCTCCTGGGGTGCGGACCGCCTCCATCCACTCGGTCGGGTTCAGAAAGGAGGGGGCCTTCGGTTGGGTAAACTATACCATTTTAGGTCTTTATCTGGGATCTCTCGTATTGATGGGGATCTTGATTTCCAGTAAGCAACATTCCACAGAGGACTTTTTTAAGGCAGGGGGAAGGGTCCCATGGTGGGCAGCAGGAATCAGTATTTTCGGTACCCAGCTCAGCGCGATTACCTTTATGGCCATCCCGGCCAAGACATTTGCCACGGATTGGACGCTGTTTTTTTTATTGATGACCATTATCATTGTAGCACCGGTAATCATATGTATATTCCTCCCGTTCTTTAGAAGATTGAATATCACCACCGCCTATGAATATTTGGAACTGAGGTATAACCGGTCGGTAAGGCTCATTGGCAGCCTGATCTATGTGGGACTTCAGTTGGGAAGGCTTGGGATCGTATTGTTGCTTCCTTCCCTGGCCCTGACCGTGGTGACGGGAATAGATGTATCCATATGTATTCTGATCATGGGGCTTTTGAGTATTTTATACACTGTTTTAGGAGGTATTGAAGCAGTGATCTGGACAGATGTCATACAGGTGGTTGTACTGCTCGGAGGTGCATTGATATGTTTGGGATTTGTTTTTTATGAAATCCATGAAGGCCCGGCCGAATTAATGGCCATGGTCAGGGATAACCAAAAAGGAAAGATTTTTGACATGCGAATGGATTTTACCGGTACCAGTTTTTGGGTAGTACTCGTAGGGGGAATAGCCGCCAATATCGTACAATATGGCAGTGACCAAACGGTGGTTCAACGGTACCTGACCACCAAAGATGAGCGGTCTGCAGCAAATGGGATTGTCACCGGGGCACTGATGGCACTGCCTTCCGCACTGATCTTCTTTAGCATGGGGACGGCACTTTACCTGTTTTATAAATTGCACCCCGCAGAGCTTAGCCCTGCAGTCCAAAATACAGACAGTATATTTCCCTTTTTTATTGTAACCCAACTGCCGACCGGGGTTTCCGGGCTGTTGATAGCCGCAGTTTTTGCCGCAGCGATGTCCAGCCTGGACAGCAGCATGAATTCGGTGGCCACCGTGGTGACCACTGATTTCTATCGCAACTGGTTTCCAAAGGATACCACAGGGAAAAATACCCTGGGATTTGCCCGTTTGATAACGGTAATTGTCGGGGCTTTTGGGACAGGTTTTGCCTTGGTAATGGCACGTTTGGGACTGCCTTCACTCTGGGATCAGTTCAACATGATCATAGGCCTTTTTGCGGGAGGTTTGGGAGGGATCTTTCTGATCGGCATGCTTTCCAAAAAGGTCAATGGTAAGGGAGCATTGCTAGGGCTATTGTGCAGTGCAGTGGTGCAGGTGGCCGTAAAGTATGGTTCGGAATTGAGTATTCACCTATATGCCCTGACGGGGTTGTTAAGCGCCATGGGGATGACATATTTATGCAGTTTCTTCTTTACCGATAAATTGGATGTCAGTGGCCTAACGGTCCATTCCTTGGGCAATAAAGTAGAAAAACAAGAGAATAATAAATTGGAAAATGCCTAA
- a CDS encoding dihydrodipicolinate synthase family protein: MKFKKIHGLIAATFTPFCEDGSLDERKIPVLAQSLRANGMAGAFIAGTTGEGAAMTYDEKIRLLEAWAPFSAAEFKVMAMLGGTSQKEAIALADRANALGIYGIAMTAPYYMRPNSVKQLVDYYESIAAAAPDQAFYFYHIPLLSKVELPMLDFLEEVGERIPNFAGIKYTHNDLMEFNRCLRFQGGKYDILWGWDETMLAGLSMGAKGAVGSTYNYAGPLYQNLMEAFQQQDMEAARHWQEKSIDLISLFGHYGGAACGKAIMKLCGLDCGQFRYPVKQLEKGDYEELKECLDQLGFFQYSSNEKQEQ, translated from the coding sequence ATGAAATTCAAGAAAATTCACGGCCTGATCGCGGCCACTTTTACGCCGTTTTGCGAAGATGGATCCCTTGACGAGCGCAAAATCCCTGTCCTGGCGCAGTCCTTAAGGGCCAATGGTATGGCAGGGGCATTTATTGCAGGCACTACCGGTGAGGGTGCAGCCATGACCTACGACGAAAAGATCAGACTATTGGAGGCCTGGGCACCTTTTTCAGCTGCCGAATTTAAGGTAATGGCCATGCTGGGCGGCACCAGTCAAAAAGAAGCCATCGCCCTGGCAGATCGGGCAAATGCCTTGGGGATCTATGGGATAGCCATGACGGCTCCCTATTACATGCGACCAAATTCGGTCAAGCAGTTGGTAGACTATTACGAATCCATTGCCGCCGCAGCGCCGGACCAGGCATTTTATTTTTACCATATTCCATTACTTTCCAAAGTAGAGCTGCCCATGTTGGACTTTTTGGAAGAGGTAGGTGAAAGGATTCCCAACTTTGCTGGCATCAAATACACACATAATGACTTAATGGAATTTAACAGGTGCCTGCGTTTTCAAGGTGGCAAATATGATATTTTATGGGGCTGGGACGAGACCATGCTGGCAGGATTGTCCATGGGAGCAAAAGGAGCCGTCGGCAGCACATATAATTATGCCGGACCACTTTACCAGAACCTCATGGAAGCTTTTCAGCAACAGGATATGGAAGCGGCTAGACATTGGCAAGAGAAGTCCATTGACCTGATCAGTTTATTCGGTCATTATGGTGGAGCAGCCTGCGGAAAGGCCATCATGAAATTGTGTGGCCTGGATTGTGGCCAGTTCCGCTATCCCGTAAAGCAGCTGGAAAAGGGAGATTATGAGGAACTGAAAGAATGTTTGGACCAGCTGGGTTTTTTCCAATATAGTAGTAACGAAAAACAGGAGCAATAG
- a CDS encoding RagB/SusD family nutrient uptake outer membrane protein, with amino-acid sequence MKSMKIKLMQAAVCLGMLSPMVSCTGNLELTPTSEITVAGFWTSEDNARGALNGMYVRFRDQSASNLFIWGEGRSGTLTYGLQASEGLERYFENTIDPNFAGPDWLRMYTVVHDANLLIAYVPEIGFTNEADKNRMLAEAYTMRAFVYYTMAKTWGGVPLVISPTEGYDAETTFRERSSVEAIFTQVKEDLNTALSLYPDNSLAAGKASWSKPAANALKGDVYLWTAKQLDGGNTDFQTALEALQEADVSALELLPNYDDIFRYDNKGNNEILMAVHFRDLESGTNYNSGMYIRDDQIPAGAAPEVIAQVGQGGGLNRWGPSPVVTSAFSNGDQRKNATFLSLTVPDEEGQMEPYANIVTKLKGYIDPSGRRFLDDVVLYRYADLLLMIAEAKNALGMDPSEEINRVRARAYGQDFEAHRFVDLGQVANDEAILQERLLELAYEGKRWWDLVRFDKEFELVPSLQGRENEQYLTLWPISLNTISLNSKIIQNPGYGN; translated from the coding sequence ATGAAGAGTATGAAAATCAAACTAATGCAGGCCGCAGTATGCTTGGGCATGCTTTCGCCTATGGTTTCCTGTACCGGGAATTTGGAACTCACCCCAACAAGTGAAATCACTGTTGCCGGGTTTTGGACCTCAGAGGACAACGCCAGGGGGGCACTTAACGGGATGTACGTTCGCTTTAGGGACCAGTCCGCCAGCAACCTGTTTATTTGGGGAGAAGGACGCAGCGGAACATTGACCTATGGACTTCAGGCTTCTGAAGGGCTGGAAAGATATTTTGAAAATACGATCGACCCCAATTTTGCAGGTCCTGACTGGCTGCGGATGTATACAGTGGTGCACGATGCCAACCTTTTGATAGCATATGTCCCCGAAATCGGGTTTACCAATGAGGCCGACAAAAACAGAATGCTGGCGGAAGCCTATACCATGCGGGCCTTTGTTTACTATACCATGGCCAAAACCTGGGGAGGTGTTCCACTGGTGATCAGCCCAACCGAAGGATATGATGCCGAAACGACCTTTAGGGAACGTTCTTCGGTGGAAGCAATATTCACCCAAGTAAAGGAGGACCTTAATACGGCCCTGTCACTTTATCCCGATAACTCGTTGGCCGCAGGAAAGGCTTCGTGGAGCAAGCCCGCTGCAAACGCCCTCAAGGGGGATGTGTACCTGTGGACAGCCAAACAGCTTGACGGTGGTAATACTGATTTTCAAACGGCACTGGAAGCCCTTCAAGAAGCAGACGTTTCAGCACTTGAACTTCTTCCCAATTATGATGATATCTTCCGATACGATAACAAAGGGAACAATGAAATATTGATGGCCGTGCATTTTAGGGACCTGGAATCAGGGACTAACTACAACAGTGGCATGTACATCAGGGACGATCAGATTCCAGCCGGGGCAGCCCCCGAGGTAATTGCCCAAGTAGGACAGGGAGGTGGTCTGAATAGATGGGGACCATCACCGGTGGTGACCTCCGCTTTTTCCAATGGTGACCAACGTAAAAATGCAACGTTCCTTAGTCTAACAGTCCCCGATGAGGAAGGCCAAATGGAACCATATGCCAATATAGTAACCAAACTGAAGGGGTACATAGACCCTTCTGGACGTAGGTTTTTGGATGATGTGGTATTGTACCGCTACGCTGATTTGTTGCTGATGATTGCCGAGGCAAAAAATGCCCTGGGAATGGACCCTTCCGAGGAGATCAACAGGGTTAGGGCAAGGGCCTATGGACAAGATTTTGAAGCACACCGTTTTGTGGACTTGGGGCAGGTTGCAAATGATGAGGCCATATTGCAGGAACGCCTGCTGGAGCTGGCCTATGAAGGAAAAAGATGGTGGGACCTGGTACGCTTTGACAAGGAGTTTGAACTGGTGCCCTCCCTACAGGGCAGGGAAAATGAGCAGTATCTGACCCTGTGGCCAATTTCTTTGAATACGATTAGCCTCAATTCGAAAATCATACAAAATCCTGGATACGGAAATTAA
- a CDS encoding SusC/RagA family TonB-linked outer membrane protein: MYWKNYFRTCLILLLVFLSQGLVAQEKNITGIVSDNSTGETIPGVNILIDGTSQGTVTDLDGKFSITANTGDVLIFSYIGYVTKKVTIDHASNLNVGMETDSKQLEEIVVIGYGEQSRETLTSSVAKLDKKVLENIPFSNAASALKGTVSGVRVQTTTGQPGAAPRIIVRGGTSINNPNGAEPLYIIDGVIRDNMNDINPDDIESLQVLKDAAATAIYGARGSNGVVIITTKSGKVGKTSVTYRFNIGASQMWNRYDMASARDYIYFNRNGVLATSEKHPEHLFRLGLANGFGIGNDLSNATAFTPQYLTSENEYKLNEGWQSMPDPANPDETIIFAETDWQDVLFRTAVSQNHYVNVSGGSEKARYDIGVGYLDNEGVAINTDFKRFTTRMNGDIQVNDKLGVYGRLNFTSSSNSQVYSENQLFQRALGLPPTAKLYYEDGTLAPGQNRSMGNPLYQLDRIDALNATHRMTLSGGANWEIFKDFTFEPMASLYYVQSTQNSFQKSYYNGPTQLVDSRNASASNSTYWQKQFDGVFSYQKVLGFHNFQFKLGGSYYDRQNYVASASGRGAASDLIPTLNASAEPTAVSSSLSQQVIIGYFGRVNYDFDKKYLLSLTARYDGASNLGSNNYWGFFPGISAGWNLHREAFWANMPETWSSFKVRASYGVNGNIGNLSDFHAQGLYSVGNRYNDQAAIQNNRMANQDLQWERSGTFDIGLDLGLFNDRVSVIADYYNRLTDNLLTNLELPQSTGFSSILTNLGSLRNEGVEMEIGAAIIQKQDFAWNVSANASYNINTVVELPENDNENNRIGGVLVYDQMTGQYTWKGGLQEGGHVGDLFAYQQLGVYATDQEAAEGPYDELVPGTDKSKFGGDVNWADLDANDSIDSRDRVYAGNIYPKWTGGFTNTFSYKGLSLTVRTDFALGHTIYHESRARFNGQYQGDIGILEETTTSWQQQGDETDISRYYWADQLAQNNSFRGNTLYYEKGDYLAIRELTLSYTLPKKWVNALKIGNVRTYMTGSNLYYFTQYTGLNPEEGGTDSGRYPIPRSFLLGVNVNF; this comes from the coding sequence ATGTATTGGAAAAACTACTTTAGAACATGTCTGATATTGCTTTTGGTGTTTCTTTCACAAGGGCTTGTTGCCCAGGAGAAAAACATCACAGGCATTGTCTCGGACAACAGCACAGGGGAAACGATTCCCGGCGTGAACATTTTGATAGACGGTACCTCCCAAGGCACCGTAACGGATTTGGATGGAAAGTTCTCCATCACTGCAAACACAGGCGATGTATTGATTTTTAGCTATATAGGCTATGTGACCAAAAAAGTCACCATCGATCATGCCTCAAACCTGAACGTCGGCATGGAAACCGACTCCAAACAACTTGAAGAAATTGTCGTCATTGGATATGGTGAGCAATCCCGGGAGACATTGACCTCATCGGTAGCCAAACTCGACAAAAAGGTCCTTGAAAACATCCCTTTTTCCAACGCAGCGTCTGCATTGAAAGGTACGGTCTCCGGTGTGAGGGTACAGACTACTACCGGACAGCCCGGAGCAGCCCCCAGGATCATTGTACGTGGAGGAACATCCATCAATAACCCAAATGGCGCCGAACCCCTGTATATTATAGATGGCGTGATCAGGGACAACATGAACGATATCAATCCTGATGATATCGAATCCCTGCAGGTATTGAAGGATGCGGCAGCAACGGCCATTTATGGAGCCAGAGGTTCTAACGGTGTGGTGATCATCACTACCAAATCAGGGAAAGTTGGCAAAACATCCGTTACCTACCGGTTTAACATAGGCGCTTCGCAAATGTGGAACAGATACGATATGGCTTCCGCAAGGGATTATATCTATTTTAATAGAAACGGAGTCCTGGCTACCTCTGAAAAACATCCAGAACACCTTTTTAGATTGGGGCTGGCAAATGGATTTGGCATTGGGAATGACCTTTCCAATGCCACGGCCTTTACCCCACAGTACCTGACTTCCGAAAATGAATACAAGCTTAATGAAGGATGGCAATCCATGCCTGATCCGGCCAACCCTGATGAAACCATCATCTTTGCAGAAACGGATTGGCAGGATGTCCTCTTCAGGACAGCGGTAAGCCAAAACCATTATGTAAACGTCAGTGGGGGATCGGAAAAGGCAAGGTATGATATTGGGGTAGGGTACCTGGACAATGAAGGGGTGGCTATCAATACGGATTTTAAGCGCTTTACCACTCGCATGAACGGTGATATCCAAGTGAACGATAAACTGGGAGTATATGGAAGGCTAAACTTTACATCCAGCTCCAACAGTCAGGTTTACAGTGAAAACCAACTTTTCCAAAGGGCATTGGGACTTCCTCCAACTGCCAAGCTCTATTATGAGGATGGAACATTGGCGCCCGGCCAAAACAGGAGTATGGGAAATCCATTATATCAATTGGATCGGATCGATGCCTTGAATGCCACGCACAGGATGACATTGTCAGGCGGGGCGAACTGGGAGATTTTCAAGGATTTCACCTTTGAACCGATGGCTTCACTGTATTATGTGCAGAGCACCCAAAACAGTTTTCAAAAATCCTACTACAATGGTCCGACACAATTGGTGGATTCCCGTAATGCTTCGGCTTCCAATTCCACCTATTGGCAGAAACAGTTTGATGGCGTGTTCAGCTATCAAAAAGTATTGGGATTCCATAATTTTCAGTTCAAGCTGGGAGGTTCCTATTATGATAGGCAAAACTATGTGGCCAGTGCATCGGGTAGGGGTGCCGCATCCGACCTGATCCCAACGTTGAATGCATCAGCAGAGCCGACCGCAGTGAGCAGCTCTTTGAGCCAACAGGTCATTATCGGGTACTTTGGCAGGGTGAATTATGATTTTGATAAGAAATACCTGTTGTCACTTACCGCCCGTTATGACGGTGCTTCCAATTTGGGATCAAATAACTATTGGGGATTTTTTCCGGGAATTTCCGCAGGATGGAATTTACATAGGGAAGCGTTCTGGGCGAATATGCCCGAGACATGGTCTTCTTTCAAGGTAAGGGCTTCCTATGGGGTGAACGGAAATATCGGCAACCTCTCCGATTTTCATGCACAGGGACTGTATTCCGTTGGCAACAGGTATAATGATCAGGCCGCCATCCAAAATAACAGGATGGCCAATCAGGACCTTCAATGGGAACGGTCCGGAACCTTCGATATTGGCTTGGATTTGGGGTTGTTCAACGACCGGGTGAGTGTTATTGCCGACTATTATAATAGGCTCACTGATAACCTCCTGACCAATCTGGAGCTTCCACAGTCAACTGGATTTAGTAGTATTTTGACCAATTTGGGCTCCTTGCGGAATGAAGGGGTAGAAATGGAAATAGGTGCCGCAATAATCCAAAAACAGGATTTCGCTTGGAATGTTTCTGCCAACGCTTCCTACAACATTAATACCGTAGTGGAGCTGCCAGAGAACGATAACGAGAACAACCGGATAGGCGGTGTCCTGGTATATGATCAAATGACCGGGCAATACACTTGGAAAGGTGGCTTGCAGGAAGGTGGACATGTCGGTGATTTGTTTGCCTATCAACAGCTCGGCGTATACGCAACCGACCAAGAGGCTGCGGAAGGACCTTATGATGAATTGGTGCCCGGAACGGACAAGAGCAAATTTGGAGGTGATGTCAATTGGGCTGATCTGGATGCAAATGACTCTATCGACAGTAGGGACAGGGTGTATGCTGGAAATATCTATCCCAAATGGACCGGAGGATTTACCAACACGTTTAGCTATAAGGGACTTTCCCTCACTGTCCGTACTGATTTTGCCCTTGGACATACCATTTATCACGAAAGCAGGGCAAGGTTTAACGGTCAGTACCAAGGGGATATTGGGATTTTGGAAGAAACGACCACCTCCTGGCAACAACAGGGAGATGAGACCGATATATCCCGGTATTATTGGGCAGACCAGTTGGCCCAAAACAATTCATTCCGAGGAAATACATTGTATTATGAGAAGGGCGACTACTTGGCCATACGGGAACTGACACTGAGCTATACCCTACCGAAAAAGTGGGTGAATGCCCTGAAAATCGGAAATGTCAGGACGTACATGACGGGATCCAACCTATACTACTTTACACAGTACACCGGTCTGAATCCTGAAGAAGGCGGTACTGATTCGGGAAGATATCCCATTCCCCGGAGCTTTTTGCTCGGAGTAAATGTCAATTTTTAA